One part of the Populus alba chromosome 18, ASM523922v2, whole genome shotgun sequence genome encodes these proteins:
- the LOC118033238 gene encoding ADP-ribosylation factor 1 translates to MGILFSKMFSSVFGNKEARILVLGLDNAGKTTILYRLQMGEVVSTIPTIGFNVETVQYNNIKFQVWDLGGQTSIRPYWRCYFPNTQAIIYVVDSSDVDRLVIAKDEFHAILEEEELRGAIVLIFANKQDLPGALDDAAVTEALELHKIKNRQWAIFKTSAIKGEGLFEGLDWLSNTLKSGGG, encoded by the exons ATGGGAATTTTGTTTTCCAAAATGTTCTCTTCAGTATTTGGCAACAAAGAGGCTCGGATCCTTGTTCTTGGTCTTGATAATGCTGGAAAAACTACAATCCTCT ATCGGCTTCAGATGGGCGAAGTTGTATCCACCATTCCAA CAATTGGATTTAATGTGGAAACAGTTCAGTACAACAATATCAAATTTCAAGTATGGGATCTTG GTGGGCAGACAAGCATCAG ACCATATTGGAGATGTTATTTTCCCAACACACAGGCCATTATTTATGTTGTCGATTCAAGTGACGTTGATAGGCTTGTGATAGCTAAAGATGAGTTTCATGCAATCCTGGAG GAGGAAGAGTTAAGAGGTGCTATTGTGCTTATTTTTGCGAACAAGCAG GATCTTCCTGGTGCACTTGATGATGCGGCAGTGACTGAGGCTTTGGAGTTGCACAAGATCAAGAATCGACAATGGGCAATTTTTAAAACGTCTGCCATTAAAGGAGAAGGTCTTTTTGAAGGTTTGGACTG GTTGAGTAATACATTGAAGTCTGGGGGTGGCTAA
- the LOC118033237 gene encoding zinc finger protein CONSTANS-LIKE 5, with protein sequence MGIEVESLKNLTGGWSVAAKRCDSCKTAAAAAFCRADSAFLCLNCDNKIHHSQVNSKTMSRHERVWMCEVCEQAPAAVTCKADAAILCVTCDADIHSANPLARRHERVPIDPFYNSAESIVKTSTAFNILTPGENGVSGSDQNDDGVSWLLQSNHTTHDHNSKLRIENPVVKTGDMFFSEIDPFLEFEYQNSINASYEQIHGGADSVVPVQTKPAPLPAINHESCFDIDFCRSKLTSFSYSSQSLSHSVSSSSLDVGVVPDGNSMSDISHPFSRSMNTTTDPSMPLSGCTANQAATQLAGIDREARVLRYREKRKNRKFEKTIRYASRKAYAESRPRIKGRFAKRIEMESDMDNLYNSPSSVPFMADTQYGVVPSF encoded by the exons ATGGGAATTGAAGTCGAGAGCTTAAAGAACTTAACCGGAGGATGGAGTGTTGCGGCTAAACGTTGTGACTCGTGCAAAACCGCGGCTGCAGCGGCGTTTTGCAGGGCCGACTCTGCTTTTTTGTGTCTGAATTGTGATAACAAGATTCACCATAGCCAGGTGAATAGCAAAACCATGTCCCGGCATGAGCGTGTGTGGATGTGTGAGGTCTGCGAGCAAGCACCAGCTGCGGTTACTTGCAAAGCTGATGCAGCTATTCTTTGTGTCACCTGTGACGCTGACATCCACTCTGCTAACCCTCTTGCTCGCCGTCATGAACGAGTCCCAATCGACCCCTTTTATAACTCTGCTGAATCAATTGTTAAGACTTCCACGGCGTTTAATATTCTAACACCCGGAGAAAATGGCGTGTCTGGATCTGATCAGAACGATGATGGTGTTTCGTGGCTGTTACAGAGTAATCACACAACACATGACCATAATTCAAAGCTCCGAATCGAGAATCCTGTTGTGAAGACTGGAGACATGTTTTTCTCTGAAATTGATCCGTTTCTTGAATTCGAGTATCAGAATTCCATCAATGCGAGCTATGAGCAGATTCATGGTGGTGCTGATAGCGTTGTGCCTGTGCAAACCAAACCAGCTCCGCTTCCGGCGATCAATCATGAAAGTTGCTTTGACATTGATTTCTGTAGATCTAAACTCACTTCTTTCAGCTACTCATCTCAGTCTCTTAGCCACAGC gtttcttCGTCTTCCCTAGACGTTGGTGTTGTCCCTGATGGGAATTCTATGTCCGACATATCCCATCCTTTCAGCCGAAGCATGAATACTACTACCGATCCAAGCATGCCCCTCTCAGGCTGTACTGCGAATCAAGCAGCAACTCAGTTAGCTGGGATTGACCGTGAAGCTAGAGTTTTGCGGtacagagagaaaagaaagaaccgAAAGTTCGAAAAGACCATACGGTATGCTTCCCGAAAAGCTTACGCTGAAAGCAGGCCGAGAATCAAAGGCCGATTCGCAAAACGAATCGAAATGGAATCCGATATGGACAACCTATATAACTCTCCGAGCTCTGTCCCTTTCATGGCCGATACCCAATACGGTGTCGTTCCCTCTTTTTGA